One Pyrenophora tritici-repentis strain M4 chromosome 5, whole genome shotgun sequence DNA window includes the following coding sequences:
- a CDS encoding arrestin domain containing protein, protein MPEYHTVYTERGRLRYIPDHLDTPLRSYRGIFAGRNRRPHRIHIAHVAPDPLLRIKRKSTTSTSKSYVTEKLAVPRANAKRYLRSFIDSHFNSKPETSDPPADQPSSSSSSTNSNRNSIASSRGSQTAQMRSLTRNSGVGAVGAIGSTLAAPAVPRPSLSESTWSSGRTSAKSIISSVKSMPEEKPVASGGGVSVNVQLTEPVLFLRGFEQSEHAERSTAMLRGTLCLKVTKPSKLKAITLKFRGRATTKWPEGIPPKKTEFEEVDTLMSHTWPFFNSQFPNAENGTGADHVELYKSSGGLSGSPNNSSLNLTTKEARRLSLQVNQSRSFGKGDTPGGGPSVAQKGYRMFNPGEYMYNFELPLDSHLPETIDVDLGSVKYELEATVERAGAFRTNLVGSKEVQLIRAPSEGSLEQVEPIAISRSWEDQLHYDIVISGKSFPLGAQVPIAFKLTPLAKVQCHRIKVFVTENVEYFCNNKRVHRMEPVRKVQLFEKRADGPATSTFPGSTMRIVSGGGVPYDQRVAASRGEDVQVEDPTNLLGDLGGDTNVGPTEMEFNVQLPSCHHLKEKDKASKLHFDTTYQNIQVHHWIKLVMRLSKPDLVDPSKRRHFEISIDSPFHILSCQATQANTALPAYSSPEPALSGAGIPECGCPNAPPRRNSPTSFVPTLSSIGRSRGNSDAPMPTPAPPLTRPQAAHIGGPNDSTVQRPIHLMRVPSFNPPAFSEIEPPPPPPSETPPPLYETIASPTNGLADYFSRLSDAYDSDSDPERNDRMRVEIPLTPGGRANRSMDERRTWLPVGH, encoded by the exons ATGCCAGAGTACCACACTGTATATACCGAGCGTGGTCGTTTGCGATATATCCCCGACCATCTAGACACACCCTTGCGCTCCTACCGCGGCATCTTCGCAGGCCGCAATAGACGACCGCACCGCATTCACATCGCACACGTCGCTCCCGACCCATTGCTACGTATCAAAAGAAAGAGCACGACTAGCACTAGCAAGTCGTACGTTACCGAAAAGCTGGCGGTCCCACGTGCCAACGCAAAACGTTATCTACGTTCCTTTATCGACTCCCATTTCAACAGTAAACCCGAAACCTCAGACCCACCCGCAGATCAACcctcgtcatcgtcgtcgagCACCAACAGCAATCGCAACTCTATTGCTTCTTCCCGAGGCTCACAGACTGCCCAAATGAGGTCGCTCACCAGGAACTCGGGCGTAGGTGCTGTGGGCGCCATTGGAAGCACGTTAGCTGCCCCAGCTGTTCCCAGGCCGTCATTATCAGAGTCAACTTGGTCTTCAGGCCGCACCTCTGCCAAAAGCATCATCAGCAGTGTAAAGAGCATGCCAGAGGAGAAGCCAGTAGCTTCGGGCGGAGGCGTCAGCGTCAACGTACAACTCACAGAGCCTGTCTTATTCTTACGTGGTTTCGAACAATCCGAACATGCTGAGCGAAGCACGGCGATGCTCCGTGGCACACTGTGTTTAAAGGTCACAAAGCCTTCAAAGTTGAAGGCCATCACGCTAAAGTTTCGGGGCCGTGCAACGACAAAATGGCCAGAGG GTATCCCCCCAAAGAAGACTGAGTTCGAAGAGGTGGATACTCTGATGAGCCACACATGGCCCTTCTTCAACTCCCAATTTCCGAACGCGGAAAATGGCACCGGTGCAGATCACGTGGAACTCTACAAAAGTTCAGGTGGTTTGAGTGGGTCGCCAAACAATTCTTCCCTGAACCTGACAACGAAAGAAGCAAGACGCCTGTCACTGCAAGTCAACCAATCGCGGAGTTTCGGGAAGGGTGACACGCCTGGAGGGGGTCCTTCAGTAGCACAAAAGGGCTACAGGATGTTCAACCCTGGCGAGTACATGTACAACTTCGAGCTACCACTGGACAGTCACCTTCCCGAAACCATCGACGTTGATCTTGGCTCCGTCAAGTACGAGTTGGAGGCGACGGTCGAGCGTGCTGGAGCCTTCCGCACAAATCTTGTTGGATCAAAAGAAGTTCAGCTTATCCGCGCACCGTCAGAGGGTTCATTGGAACAAGTGGAGCCTATCGCCATCAGCCGCAGCTGGGAAGATCAACTCCATTACGACATTGTCATTTCGGGAAAATCCTTCCCGCTCGGAGCGCAGGTCCCCATCGCCTTCAAGCTAACCCCATTGGCAAAAGTACAATGTCATCGCATCAAGGTGTTTGTTACTGAGAATGTTGAGTACTTCTGCAACAACAAGCGGGTACATCGCATGGAGCCCGTCCGCAAGGTCCAACTTTTCGAGAAACGTGCGGATGGTCCTGCTACAAGCACTTTTCCCGGTAGTACAATGAGGATAGTGTCCGGAGGTGGTGTTCCATACGACCAACGGGTGGCTGCTTCCCGGGGTGAGGACGTACAAGTAGAAGACCCCACCAATCTTTTGGGTGATCTTGGTGGAGATACAAACGTTGGCCCCACGGAGATGGAGTTCAACGTACAATTGCCAAGCTGTCATCACCTCAAAGAGAAGGACAAGGCTTCCAAGTTACATTTTGACACCACGTACCAGAACATACAGGTGCATCATTGGATCAAG CTCGTCATGCGCCTTTCGAAACCGGACCTGGTCGACCCGTCGAAGAGACGACACTTTGAAATCTCGATTGATTCACCCTTCCACATTCTTTCGTGCCAGGCCACTCAAGCCAATACCGCACTGCCAGCGTACTCTTCGCCAGAGCCTGCGCTCAGCGGAGCGGGAATACCTGAATGCGGATGCCCCAACGCACCGCCTCGACGAAACTCCCCAACCAGCTTCGTGCCAACTCTGAGTTCGATAGGCCGCTCAAGAGGCAACTCGGATGCACCGATGCCAACACCGGCCCCACCCCTCACACGACCACAAGCTGCACACATTGGTGGACCCAACGACTCTACTGTACAAAGGCCAATCCACCTAATGCGCGTGCCCTCGTTCAACCCGCCAGCATTCTCTGAAATAGAACCGCCACCTCCCCCGCCTTCAGAAACACCGCCTCCTCTGTATGAGACCATCGCATCGCCCACGAATGGACTGGCGGACTACTTCTCTCGCCTTTCAGATGCATACGACTCTGACAGCGACCCTGAGCGCAACGACCGAATGCGCGTCGAGATACCTCTGACGCCAGGAGGTCGTGCGAATCGGAGTATGGACGAGAGGCGAACATGGCTGCCCGTAGGCCACTAA